The Vicia villosa cultivar HV-30 ecotype Madison, WI linkage group LG1, Vvil1.0, whole genome shotgun sequence genome includes a region encoding these proteins:
- the LOC131644699 gene encoding CAAX prenyl protease 2-like — MSQTMSFPPLGLQQPQQQAFSMDLQNDAVSKPIAVLACIALALLYVATLYAPTFLLRLPPPSSYTNFMIRRFLCAVVSTTLSLFITPFILPVQTRNLTCILGVYGVRVDHMWQALVLPLALTSLMYAGSLFLKSLLLFDFWRQHTFFDDGLSFDSFKRASARFIDWLSAISSNVLTWRSYVVAPLTEELVFRACMIPILLCGGFKPYSAMILCPVFFSLAHLNHFTEIYIKQNCRIMQAAMVIGLQLGYTVIFGSYASFLFIRTGHLAAPIVAHVFCNFMGLPVLYSLRSGFVSVASIMGLVGFLWLLFPMTGPGLYNDRIDNCSCWQGYCLWREQIQTSYM, encoded by the exons ATGAGTCAAACCATGTCCTTTCCTCCTCTAGGGTTACAGCAACCCCAACAACAAGCTTTCTCAATGGACCTCCAAAACGACGCCGTTTCCAAACCCATTGCAGTCCTCGCTTGCATTGCGTTGGCCTTGCTCTACGTCGCAACCTTATACGCTCCGACCTTCCTCCTCCGCCTCCCGCCTCCTTCTTCTTACACCAATTTCATGATCCGACGATTCCTATGCGCCGTCGTTTCAACCACTCTCTCCCTCTTCATCACTCCTTTCATTCTTCCC GTACAAACTAGGAACTTGACATGCATTTTGGGTGTTTATGGAGTCCGAGTGGATCACATG TGGCAGGCTTTGGTTCTTCCTCTTGCTTTGACCTCTCTAATGTATGCTGGCTCTTTGTTCCTCAAGTCTCTTCTGCTGTTTGATTTTTGGAGGCAACATACATTTTTCGATGATGGGCTTTCCTTTGATTCCTTCAAACGTGCCTCGGCAAGATTTATCGACTGGTTGTCTGCAATTTCATCAAATGTTTTGACATGGCGAAGCTATGTTGTG GCACCTCTTACTGAGGAGTTGGTGTTTAGGGCGTGCATGATACCTATACTACTCTGTGGAGGGTTTAAACCATACAGTGCCATGATTCTATGCCCCGTTTTCTTCAGCTTAG CTCATTTAAATCATTTCACGGAGATATACATCAAGCAAAACTGCAGAATAATGCAGGCTGCTATGGTTATAG GACTCCAGCTTGGCTACACTGTTATCTTTGGGTCATATGCTTCTTTCCTTTTTATTCGAACAG GACATCTTGCTGCTCCAATAGTTGCTCATGTATTTTGTAATTTTATGGGCCTGCCTGTGTTGTATTCGCTGAGAAGTG GGTTTGTAAGTGTAGCATCTATAATGGGACTTGTGGGTTTCTTGTGGCTTCTTTTCCCAATGACAGGTCCAGGTTTGTATAATGATAGAATAGATAATTGCAGTTGTTGGCAAGGATACTGCTTATGGAGAGAACAAATACAAACATCTTACATGTAA